A DNA window from Aestuariispira ectoiniformans contains the following coding sequences:
- the neuC gene encoding UDP-N-acetylglucosamine 2-epimerase, whose translation MTKKNRKICVVTGSRADYGLLKSPMARIRECEGLTLQLVVTGSHHSKTYGESRDIILADGFCIDADVPLSDRVVSPLDMAQGAGVALQGMAQALSRLQPDLVLLLGDRYEIFATATAACLLNIPLAHLCGGDLTTGAIDDALRHGISKMAHLHFPSNEDAARRLKQMGEADERVFTIGSPGLDAIREMTFAGRAAVFNELGLPQSDRLYLVSLHPETLSARPVADQVESLCQALSGLDPDIALVLSGSNADAGGVEISERLEAFAQTRSRAVFRRNLGHDLYLNVMRQAAMVIGNSSSGLYEAPSFKVPTVNVGRRQDGRLKAASVIDCHGDDESIGRALDKASALDCRDVINPYGDGRAAEKLVDVLTGITDYRALLDKPFVDREFV comes from the coding sequence TTGACGAAAAAGAACCGTAAAATTTGCGTCGTAACCGGCAGCCGGGCGGACTATGGACTGCTAAAATCTCCCATGGCCCGAATTCGGGAGTGCGAGGGTTTGACCCTGCAGCTTGTCGTGACGGGCTCCCATCATTCGAAAACCTATGGTGAAAGTCGGGATATCATTCTGGCGGACGGATTTTGCATCGATGCGGATGTGCCGCTGTCAGACCGGGTAGTGAGTCCCCTTGATATGGCACAGGGTGCTGGTGTTGCCCTGCAGGGCATGGCGCAGGCGCTCAGCCGGCTGCAGCCGGACTTGGTGCTGCTGTTGGGGGACCGGTATGAGATTTTTGCCACGGCCACGGCGGCCTGTTTGCTGAATATCCCGCTGGCGCATTTATGCGGTGGGGACCTGACGACGGGTGCAATTGACGATGCCCTGCGTCACGGAATTTCTAAAATGGCGCATCTGCATTTTCCAAGTAATGAAGATGCAGCCAGGCGTTTGAAACAGATGGGGGAGGCGGACGAGCGGGTATTCACTATTGGTAGCCCTGGGCTGGATGCCATTCGGGAAATGACGTTTGCCGGACGCGCGGCGGTGTTCAACGAATTGGGGTTGCCCCAATCGGACCGGCTGTATCTTGTTTCACTGCATCCTGAAACCCTCAGCGCCCGACCGGTGGCGGATCAGGTTGAAAGCCTCTGTCAGGCCCTGTCCGGTTTGGACCCGGATATTGCCCTGGTCCTGAGTGGCAGTAATGCCGATGCGGGCGGTGTGGAAATCTCGGAACGTCTTGAGGCCTTTGCCCAAACGCGCAGCCGGGCGGTCTTTCGCCGGAACCTGGGCCATGACCTATATCTGAATGTGATGAGGCAGGCCGCGATGGTGATCGGGAATTCCTCAAGCGGTCTCTATGAAGCGCCCAGTTTCAAGGTGCCTACCGTGAATGTCGGGCGGCGGCAGGATGGTCGGTTAAAGGCGGCGTCGGTCATTGATTGTCACGGGGATGATGAAAGCATTGGTCGGGCCTTGGACAAGGCCTCGGCGTTGGATTGCCGTGACGTTATCAATCCCTATGGTGACGGGCGTGCGGCCGAAAAGCTTGTGGACGTGCTGACTGGCATCACCGATTATCGTGCCTTGCTGGATAAGCCTTTTGTGGATCGGGAGTTTGTATGA
- a CDS encoding division/cell wall cluster transcriptional repressor MraZ — protein sequence MALFTGTYENKVDGKGRVSLPADYRDLLSDDDNRSFYVFPSPNNNCLEACDKTFMQRVADSIEDQADMFSEEEEGLSFIISSARRIQYDSTGRFVLPSEFAHLAEIDGQALFVGMAARFQIWNPAAYAERLREKQNKAKGMTLRLKKPGAG from the coding sequence ATGGCCTTATTCACAGGCACATACGAGAACAAGGTAGACGGCAAGGGACGTGTGTCTCTTCCGGCCGATTACCGTGACCTGCTGTCAGATGACGACAACCGCAGTTTCTATGTCTTCCCTTCGCCCAACAACAACTGCCTGGAGGCCTGCGACAAGACCTTCATGCAGCGTGTCGCCGACAGTATCGAAGATCAGGCCGACATGTTCTCCGAAGAGGAAGAGGGGCTGAGCTTCATCATCTCCAGCGCGCGCCGTATCCAATATGACAGCACCGGACGTTTCGTCCTGCCGTCCGAATTCGCCCATCTGGCGGAAATCGACGGGCAGGCGCTGTTTGTCGGCATGGCGGCCCGCTTCCAGATCTGGAACCCGGCGGCCTATGCGGAACGCCTGCGCGAAAAACAAAACAAGGCCAAGGGCATGACCCTGCGCCTGAAAAAACCGGGAGCGGGCTGA
- the rsmH gene encoding 16S rRNA (cytosine(1402)-N(4))-methyltransferase RsmH, whose translation MMAEQIHYPVMLREVLETLSPADNETYLDGTFGAGGYSRAILEAANCNLYAIDRDPEAAERAKPLSTEYSGRFTLLRGCFGDMADLLAEAGVGQLDGIVLDLGVSSPQLDDPTRGFSFRADGPLDMRMGDEGQSAADLVNNWDPKDLAKVIRDFGEERFAGRVARAIVKAREEQEITTTLQLAEIVRAVVPKSKDGIDPATRTFQGLRIAVNDELGELDRALVAAEKLLRPGGRLVVVSFHSLEDRRVKQFLKKRSGRGGGSSRHLPQTLQEQQVPSFSLITRNALKPKDDEIRENPRSRSSRLRAATRTDAGVWALEDS comes from the coding sequence CTGATGGCTGAACAGATCCACTATCCGGTCATGCTGCGGGAGGTCCTCGAAACCCTCTCGCCTGCTGACAACGAAACCTACCTGGACGGCACCTTCGGCGCAGGCGGTTACAGCCGCGCCATTCTGGAGGCCGCCAACTGCAATCTCTACGCGATCGACCGCGATCCGGAAGCCGCCGAGCGGGCCAAGCCCCTCAGCACCGAATATTCCGGACGCTTTACCCTGCTGCGTGGATGCTTCGGCGACATGGCCGACTTATTGGCCGAAGCAGGGGTCGGACAGCTTGACGGCATCGTGCTTGACCTCGGTGTCTCCTCCCCCCAGCTGGACGACCCCACACGCGGCTTTTCCTTTCGCGCGGACGGACCTTTGGACATGCGGATGGGCGATGAGGGCCAGTCCGCCGCCGACCTCGTCAACAATTGGGACCCGAAGGACCTCGCCAAAGTAATCCGCGATTTCGGTGAAGAACGCTTTGCCGGTCGGGTTGCGCGCGCCATCGTCAAGGCGCGCGAGGAACAGGAAATCACAACGACCCTGCAACTGGCGGAAATCGTGCGCGCCGTCGTGCCGAAATCCAAGGACGGCATCGACCCGGCAACACGCACCTTCCAGGGCCTGCGCATCGCGGTCAATGACGAGCTGGGCGAATTGGACCGGGCGCTGGTGGCAGCCGAAAAGCTGCTGCGCCCCGGTGGGCGTCTGGTAGTGGTGTCCTTCCACAGTCTGGAAGACCGCCGCGTCAAACAATTCCTTAAAAAGCGCAGTGGCCGTGGCGGCGGCTCCTCCCGTCACCTGCCGCAAACGCTGCAGGAACAACAGGTCCCGTCCTTCTCCCTGATCACACGCAATGCCTTGAAGCCCAAGGACGACGAAATCCGTGAGAACCCACGCTCCCGCTCTTCCCGTCTGCGTGCGGCCACCCGCACCGATGCGGGTGTCTGGGCTTTGGAGGACTCATGA